Part of the Pseudodesulfovibrio mercurii genome is shown below.
TGGGGGTCCGTGGCCAGGGGCAGGTAGTGGACGTGCCGGAATCCCCTGGCGCGCATCTCGTCGAGGTTGCCCGCGTCGAAGGTGAAGATGACCGTGTTGTCCGCGCCGGGGTGGTCGTAGTCGAAGAGGATCAGGCGCGGGTTGTCCACGAACCAGGAGGCCAGGGGCAGGCCGAGGTCGTCGAGCAGTCCGGCCAGCTTGCCCTCGCGGTCCAGACCGAAGTGGTTGACCGTCAGGACCAGGTCCGGGCGGAAGTCGACGACCGCCTTGAGCAGCCCCTCGATGAATGCGCCCGAGCCGATCTCGCGGTCGTCCAGCGGCAGGGTGCGGTGGGCCGCGCCGAGTCGGTCCAGGGCGGCCAGGATCTCCCGGCACAGGAAGTAGTCCGAGTCGAGGAAGAGCACGCGCGGCCCTGCGTTGCGGAACTTGGGATAGCGGGCCAGGGACCAGAAGTCCGTGGCCGCGCCCGCCTTGAGGGTCCTCGCCAGGGCGCCGTACCAGTCGCGGTCCAGGCGCTGGTACAGGGGCAGGATCACCGGGACCAGCGGGCGGCCGCCGTGTTGTTTTCTCCACTCGCCGAGTCGCTTCACGACTTCGGCCGGGTCCGGGGCGTCCAGGTGCAGGCAGGTCCCGGCGGAACGGCCGTCCAGGGCCCCGGTCAGTTCGAGAAGCGCGTTTTCCCGGTCGGCCACGGCCACGGGCAGGCCGCGCTCCAGCAGGAGGTCCAGGGCATGGCCCAGGCCCGCGCCCAGGAGCACGGGCAGCCCGTCGTCCGGCACGCCTGCGGCCAGTTCGGCCTCGCGTCCGCGCCCGTCGCGGCCCCACAGATGCCAGGTCTTGCCCTGGACGCGGACGCGCAGGTCCGCCAGGGCGTTGTTGTCCAGGACCGCTTCGGCCGTGTACGGGGTGGGGCTCATGCTCTGGACCTTTACTGTATTCGGGGGGCGGACGGCAAGGGCGGGGTGCGGAGGGCGAGGACGGGAAAGGCCGCCCCGGCATGTGCCGGGGCGGCCCCTGATGTCGCGTTCGGTTCGGTGCTATTCCTTGGAGCCGCCGAACAGCCCCTTGATGGCGCCGCCCACGGATTCGCCGGCCTCGCCCGCGCCCTCCACGGCCTTGCCCGCGCCTTCAACGGCCTTGCCCAGGGCTTCCTTGAGCTGCTTGGTCACCTGGGTGACCGTGCCGGTCACGTCGCCGGTCATCTCGCCGAGAATCTGGGCGAAGGCCTCGGCCGGGGTGGTGTCCTTT
Proteins encoded:
- a CDS encoding glycosyltransferase family protein, producing the protein MSPTPYTAEAVLDNNALADLRVRVQGKTWHLWGRDGRGREAELAAGVPDDGLPVLLGAGLGHALDLLLERGLPVAVADRENALLELTGALDGRSAGTCLHLDAPDPAEVVKRLGEWRKQHGGRPLVPVILPLYQRLDRDWYGALARTLKAGAATDFWSLARYPKFRNAGPRVLFLDSDYFLCREILAALDRLGAAHRTLPLDDREIGSGAFIEGLLKAVVDFRPDLVLTVNHFGLDREGKLAGLLDDLGLPLASWFVDNPRLILFDYDHPGADNTVIFTFDAGNLDEMRARGFRHVHYLPLATDPHRFRPDAGPAPSRWTADLSFVGSSMTRPVAKSLALAGLPTPLAREYRAVAGAFGRSGETSVTRFLAAERPAWLAAVTALPTREQRLAAEALLTWEATRQYRLACVRATLPFSPLIVGDDGWAGLLDGADARLLPPLDYYADLPRFYPRSKINFNCTSRQMKGAVNQRVFDVPACGGFLLTDHREQMEDLFDLDREAAVYRSVEEIPDLAQRFAADPAARTAVVRAAARRILAEHTYEHRLQRLLDVVRETFA